The following are encoded together in the Lathyrus oleraceus cultivar Zhongwan6 chromosome 3, CAAS_Psat_ZW6_1.0, whole genome shotgun sequence genome:
- the LOC127130000 gene encoding auxin efflux carrier component 8, with protein sequence MISLANVFHVVTKTVPLYVTMFLAYVSIKWFKLFTQEQCSGINKFVAKFSIPLLSFQIISSNNIYKMSLKLMYADFIQKLLAFLLLTAIIKIRGKGGLKWIITGLSLSTLPNTLIIGIPVLKAMYNDEAVVLLAQFVFLQSMVWYNLLLFIYEFDAAKNMLSAPPSETASEIQSKEEEDEEPVGTKRKMKIYPILVTVGKKLIRNPNTFASLLGIIWSSIHFRWGIHMPEVVNQSIELLSNGGLGMAMFSIGLFMASQSSIIACGARNTMVAIGLKVLVGPALMALASIVIGLRNTLFKVAIVQAALPQGIVPFVFAKEYNVHPSILSTAILLGMLIALPVELAFYFLLAL encoded by the exons ATGATTTCCTTAGCCAATGTTTTTCATGTAGTGACAAAAACTGTCCCATTATATGTCACAATGTTCTTAGCCTATGTTTCAATAAAATGGTTCAAACTCTTCACACAAGAACAATGTTCGGGAATAAACAAATTTGTCGCAAAATTCTCAATCCCTCTTTTATCATTTCAAATCATTTCATCAAATAATATCTACAAAATGAGCTTAAAACTCATGTATGCTGATTTCATTCAGAAACTTCTCGCATTTCTTCTCTTAACAGCAATTATTAAGATCCGCGGAAAAGGTGGTTTGAAATGGATTATAACAGGTTTATCGTTGTCTACACTTCCTAATACTTTGATTATTGGAATTCCAGTGTTGAAAGCTATGTATAATGACGAAGCCGTTGTTCTTTTAGCTCAGTTTGTTTTCTTGCAGAGTATGGTTTGGTACAATTTACTTTTGTTTATTTATGAATTTGATGCTGCCAAGAACATGTTATCTGCACCCCCTTCAGAGACGGCTAGTGAAATACaatcaaaagaagaagaagatgaagaaccagttggaacaaaaagaaaaatgaagaTCTATCCCATTCTTGTCACAGTGGGAAAGAAACTAATCAGAAACCCTAATACTTTTGCATCTTTATTGGGCATCATTTGGTCAAGCATACATTTCAGGTGGGGAATACATATGCCTGAAGTGGTTAATCAGTCAATAGAACTATTATCCAATGGAGGTCTTGGCATGGCAATGTTCAGCATAG GTCTGTTTATGGCATCACAGTCAAGCATCATAGCTTGTGGAGCAAGGAATACAATGGTGGCAATTGGACTGAAAGTTTTGGTAGGACCTGCTCTAATGGCTTTAGCATCCATTGTCATTGGATTAAGAAACACATTGTTTAAAGTTGCTATAGTTCAG GCAGCTCTACCACAAGGAATAGTTCCTTTTGTTTTTGCTAAAGAATATAATGTCCATCCATCAATCTTAAGCACTGC AATCTTGTTAGGAATGCTCATTGCCTTGCCAGTGGAATTGGCTTTCTACTTCCTCTTAGCACTTTGA